TTTTTAATTTACTGCTTATAATCTATATAATCTTTTGTATATTTTATTGCAATAATAATTATTATTAAAAGCAACCAAGTGTATTGAAAATAATTAAATACCGAATTATATCTTGCCTTCTTTATTTCACAATTAAAATAACCCTCTTCATTAATTGACATAAAACTTTCAATCTTTCCATTAGGATCTATACATGCAGATACACCTGACTGAGCAGCCCTTATTATATATTTTGATGTTTCAGCAGCCCTAATCTTAGCAATAGCTAAATGTTGTATCCTTCCAATTGAATCACCAAACCAGCTATCATTTGTATTAATTATTAAAAAAGTTGGATTTTTCTCAATAAATTTTTGCACTAAATTTGTAAAGGCTCCCTCATAACAAATTAATGAGGCAAAATTTTTATTATCAATGTTAAAAATCTTATATTCTTTACCTTTTGTAAAAGCATCACTATCCCCAAAAAAATAGTATTTAATTGGCTTGAAGATATCTTTTAAAGGGAAAAATTCACCAAAGGGCACCAAATGAATTTTATCATATATACTTATCTCTCCCTTATTCACATAATATACGCTATTAAAATATTTGTATTTTCCCTTTCTTTCTTCAACTCTAATATTTCCAAAGACCAAGGGTTTGTTATAGGAAAGGCTTTTAATATATGCTTCTAATCCTTCATTAGCATTAAAAAAAGTTGGAAATACTGCCTCAGGTAAAACAACCAAATTGCTATGTTCCCTATAAGCTTTATCTAAAAGTGATTTTACATAATTAATTATCCTATTTTGTGAATAGATATCCCATTTAAGCTTTTGTTCATATGACGGTTGAACGACTGTAACCTTTAAATTACTGTTTATTATAGGATTAATTTTAATCAAAATAAAACCAATAAAAATAGATATTATCACAATTAAAACTGATATAAATAAATATTTTAATTGTTTATTATAAAAATATTTAAATAATAATAAATTAGTTAATATAATTATAAAACTTAAACCATATTCGCCTATCAATGAGGATATTTTTAGTATATATATATTATTATACTGGCTTTGTGCTAAATTTAACCAAGGAAAACCTGATAAAAAGCTGCCCCTGATAATCTCGAGACTTACAAATATGACAGCAAGAACCAAAGGGTTATCAATTTTTTTAAAAAAATATATGAAAATTAACCAATAAATACTCAAGTATGAAGAAAATAACAATAATATAATAACGCTTATATATACCGGTGCTCCACCATAATAACTAATTGTTGTTAA
This Deferribacterota bacterium DNA region includes the following protein-coding sequences:
- the lnt gene encoding apolipoprotein N-acyltransferase yields the protein MNMIIKSIAMLDLLRSAKSFNSYILVLLSAFLLCLSMPGYSISPVAFIALTPLFYAIKSDYSKLYLKIYIFSIIFYCISLRWLLTTISYYGGAPVYISVIILLLFSSYLSIYWLIFIYFFKKIDNPLVLAVIFVSLEIIRGSFLSGFPWLNLAQSQYNNIYILKISSLIGEYGLSFIIILTNLLLFKYFYNKQLKYLFISVLIVIISIFIGFILIKINPIINSNLKVTVVQPSYEQKLKWDIYSQNRIINYVKSLLDKAYREHSNLVVLPEAVFPTFFNANEGLEAYIKSLSYNKPLVFGNIRVEERKGKYKYFNSVYYVNKGEISIYDKIHLVPFGEFFPLKDIFKPIKYYFFGDSDAFTKGKEYKIFNIDNKNFASLICYEGAFTNLVQKFIEKNPTFLIINTNDSWFGDSIGRIQHLAIAKIRAAETSKYIIRAAQSGVSACIDPNGKIESFMSINEEGYFNCEIKKARYNSVFNYFQYTWLLLIIIIIAIKYTKDYIDYKQ